The sequence aataacaaataGGTTAAAAATTAGGAGACGACCGTCAACCGCTCCGTGGTGTAGTGGTAAAGGTGAAGTTCTTATAAGTACCATGAACCGAGTTCGACTCCGGGCGCTACCACCTTTTTTTATGTAATATTTCCCTATATCATGGGTGTAAAATCCTAAGATAATCTAAACTGTGTAAATTTTAGTTGCAGGATGGCAGCCTTTGGTACAAAGTGGTAACAACACCGAAACCAGATATTGAGGGGACCTCGGGGTCAGATGATCATGAGGCTCCAAATCAGGATGGTGACTGGCGTGAGGTCTTGCGCGAAGAAAATGAGAGAAACGACATTTTACATGGACTTCACGGCGGCAAATTAGGTAATTACTCGGAAAACTTGTTACTCTTTTACTGGTAGCTTCTTATTCTCTTGCTTCAGTTTTCCAGGTAGAGGCCTCTATTGAGATTTTTTTGTTCTTGTGCCTAAATGACCTCATCGACTGCATTGGTCCAGTGCCATCTTCAAAACTTTGTTAAAGCAACTTGTTAGTCTACGCATCCGCGCATGCGCAGATCGTCACTGACGAAGTAGCTGGATTGCTGCGAAAGCTCTGATTTGTAAGCTGAACAATATATGCTATCAAAAAGTTCCACTTTTGGATTATATTCGATTTGTCAGCATAGATGAGTTATCATAAAACTTGTTAGTCATTCGTGCAGGTCAAGTTACCAGGTTACATTTCAATAACAGTAATACCATAAATGATCTTATCTCCATAGGTGGTCACTTCGGGCGTGATAAGACTGTCGCCCGAGTTCAAAAGCGCTACTGGTGGCCAACCCTCTACGAAGACGTAGTGTCATTCATTAAAAAATGTGACAGGTGCCAGAGAGTCAACCAGAAGACACCGAATGTTGGTAATCCACTTCATCCAATTCCTGTCAAGACCCCACAAGCCTGGTTATCCGTAAGTAATCATAACCTGAcgctttacatgtatttatgatttgaaaattcctGTAACTACTAAATATGAAACCCGATATGTGACAGATAAtgtattttccatttcagatcGGAATTGATCTAATTGGCCCTCTCACTGAAACACCGCGCGGTAATAAATACATATGCACTGTAACGTGCTATTACAGCAAGATGGCACAGGCCAAACCATTGAAGTCGAAGGAGGCGGTCGGTGTCGGACGCGTACTTTACGAACTGTTCTTAGTGTGAGTATTCAACCTGCCAATAGGTTTTACATTATTAGTTTTGTCCCTTCAAGCTACCTCCGATGTGGAATCATTAACCGCTTCAAACTGAATTGCATTAATGTAAGACCTCCCAACGAAATTACTCTTTTCCATCTCATTCTAGGTTTGGATTCCCCAAAAAACTCCTGTCCGATCAGGGAAGAGAATTTAATAATGCTGTCGTAGAGGAAATAACACAAATACTCAAAATCACTCACAGACGCACCTCTGCCTATCATCCCCAGTGTAATGGCCTTACAGGTAGGTTACATAGTTTTAATTCATAGGGAATGCTTTGCACCGACATCTCACGGCTACTGCAACTTGATGATCCATCCATGCCGAATATTTATTAATAAAAGGATAACGAATTCGCTTGAAAATTTCTTCGCCAACTTAAACGGTGTGGAAACTTGGTTTGATTGGTGCATTCTGTTTTGGTTACACAGAACGATACAACCAAACTCTCGAGCGACAGATTCTGAAGCTgcaaaatgatgataaaaacgACTGGGATGACCTTCTACCAGAGTGCGTGTTTGCTTACAATACCTCTGTACATGCGTCAACAGGATTTCAGCCATTCTATCTGATGTTTGGGCGGTGAGTAATATTAACGAAATACTTTAAAAACTGTTGACGCCTTctaccaatgctcctttattaCGCACCTACATCAGAAAGATCTTGTCCTGTGTCAGTTTTTATTCATTCCACTGTATATTATTCCCCTTTCATCCAGCGAACCAATCGAACCCGAAGATGTCCAGAACACTGATGAAGAAATGGAGGAAATAGAGACTGCAGATCCCTCGACCAGCACTGAGATAGCAGCCAGGGTCACTAGAATGCGAAGCGCCGTGGGAGAAAAAGCAATGGCTAACATTAAAGTTGCCCAGACCCGTCAAAAGAAGAACTATGACAAGCGGCGATGTCGCCAAGATGTACAACAGGTACGAAAAAGAAAAGAGACTCTTGGGGCAGGGGCGATTATGCTTTGCATAAATTAGTGCACTGTAGAGTGTTAATTATTAACCATCCTTAAATGTATGCAATGCAAAGCTCGGCTGTCGATATTTCATGGCCATTATATCAATATATTCTGTACGTGATACATGGTTATATCTTTTCAGCTCTTCCAAGTTGGGACTTTCGTGCTCAAAAAGAAAAATAGGAGGGCAGACAGAAAGGGGGGGAAACAGGATGAACCTTGGCTGGGCCCGTATACAGTCGAAAAAGGAACGAAAGTGGAACTTACATAATATCAAAAGGAGGAAAAACTAGCAAAGTAGGCGTAAACGCATGCCAGCTTAAAGTTTACAACGTTTAACTAAAATGTGAATTCTTTTAAAATAAACACTGTTCATTGAGAAAATTCGCCTCCATCTTTATCattgcatttgaaaaacttctCTCCTCTTGGCATCAAGGCGGACTATCACCCCCGTTAACCCCAGGGCTCATAGTCCAGGTCGGACATTAATCCCTAGTAGTATAAAAGTGACAGTTTGAACTCACAAGTCATCCCCAGTCAAAACCAAACACAGTCAACCTTCAGTCAACTCAATCACATAGGATACTTCAGTCAACTCATTCACATAACAACTCTGACCATATAATCCTCCTACCTTACATCCTGACTCAAGAATCCTCCCACCTTACAAACTGACCCAAGAATCCTCTCACCTTACATACTGACTCAAGAATCCTCCTACCTTACATCCTGACTCAAGAATCCTCCCACCTTACAAACTGACCCAAGAATCCTCTCACCTTACATACTGACTCAAGAATCCTCCTACCTTACATCCTGACTCAAGAATCCTCCCACCTTACAAACTGACCCAAGAATCCTCTCACCTTACATACTGACTCAATAACCCTCTTACCTTACATCCTGACTCAAGAACCCTCTCCCCCAACAACTCTGACTCAAGAATCCTCCTAACACAACTCCTAACACAACTCTGACTCAAGAATCCTATACtccttgaaaatttttcaaattttaatttgacaaatttggataaaatttaactttattggATAGTTTTCATCCAATAAGATTAAATTCAATCACTACTTTTGTCTCAGACACTTTAAAAGTCCAAAAAGTCTAAACTGATGAATCTGAAGTCATTTCGGATTCTTTCGAATTTAATATCATTTCCTCAAATTCGCTTTTTGAGATACTTCCGACAGTAAATTGTTTATTGAATCTAAACTAGATTTCATCAAATTGACTTTTTCAAGGTGTTTTTTCGATTTTTTCTTTAATCtaggaactacaatttttccagTTAAACCTAACACAGTACAAATAGCAGAAATTGGAAAACTAACAACATTCCAAATGACAGTTGTAGCACCAATTGATGCTATTGTTACACTAGTAATATACATTGTAATTTCACATCCATGTAATACTTTACTTGCTTTTTTATATCTGTTATGTAATTTTTTTCGTTTAATTATTCCCAATtctatttcattgattttatcttgaattttttcaagtctaaagtTATCTACTTCAATAAAATCTACTTCATCCATTTATTATAAGTCTAATTCAATCAAAAGACACATATTATTCTAGTACCAAATTAACACTAAATGCAGATTtaaattcaatattttcattttcatgattttgtatCTGTATTTCAATATATGTATAATCATAGGGCTGAATAGCTACTTTTTCGGATGATGTATATTCATCAATGTCTCCATAATGTTTACCTTTTGGTATATATGTAGTAATGATATCACTACGTTTTCCATTTATAAAATTTTTGTTTGTATCAACTATGTTACAAGAAATACAGTATTCTTGATgaggtaaaaattgacaaggttTATCCCCTTTGACTACAGTTAAGAGATATGTGTTAGCAAAAGAGACTCCTAATAATTCGCATAATTCCTTGTGGAGGTatacaacaaatgttttttttactttaattttaatttttcctTCATCAGGTATGTAAGATATGTTAATTTTGTCTGGATATCCTCTTTTACTAAGAGCTTTTTGAATTGCTTTATTGTAAGAATCTGGTGTATAAAGCCCATTCGGGAGATACACAGCAGCTACATCACTCATTGTCCCTGATTCATAAGCTTCAGCAAATCGCAggtaatcattttttttaattcactCGATACATTAAAATATGTGGTTGGAATAATAGCCTTTACAACTCTTACTGTTTTATATTTACCTATACTAACAGGTAATTCACAACGTGTTTGATTATGAAATCtaatgttcatttattttactAGAAATTTTATTTGCTTTGTGTTTAATAGTTCCAACATTATTCATCAAAACCTGAATGATGACTAGGATTGTCACTGCTATTGCAATAATCAAATGTTCAGTTAAAAATCCTACAACAGAAGCTCCTGCTTTCAAAACTGTAGAAACTACACTTCCAATAATTCCAGGTAACACAGCTAGTGCTTTTGTtgaaagtaaccaatttttaaatttgattaatccttctttaattttttttcctggTTTGTCAGGTTGATCAGGTTTGTCAGGTTGATCAGGTTTACTAGGTTTACTAGGTTTACTAGGTTTACTAGGTTTGACTAAAGAACCTATACTAGCTCCAATTGCAGATATAGTCAAAATAACTGCACTTACAATGGTTCCAACTTGAAAACCTTTTAATTTGAATAATGCTTTCAGTCTTTCACCTATGggattattttcatcatttacTGTTTTACTGTAACTTTCAGCTAatcttttaaaatgtgttttcgATCTTTCTTTTACACTATTTAATTCATCTGATTCTAATTCAGCTACTTCTTTTAAATTTTCTTCTTCTCGTTGAATCAATGGTTCCATTTCTAATTCATCTCCTTGTTCATTCATATACTTAATTTTATTTCTTAATCTTTCAcgaatttttgaatatttttctttaatattTTGCCACATTCTTCTGAAATATTTTATAATTTCATCTAATTTTGAATCTCCTGTTTTTACTGAATCTTTTGAATTGAATGAAGTTTCTTGAATATTATCAATATCTTTAGGTGTAGCTTGAACATTATCAGTATCTTTAGGTAAAGCTCGATAATTAGGATTTATGAATGAAGTTTCTTGAATATCAATCTCATCATCTGGTTGTTGGACTACATTTGAGTCAGCTGCTTGATTCAATCTTTCATTCAAACTAATTGACTCTGGAATTCCAGAGTCAGCTGCTTGATTCAATCTTTCAATCAAACTACTTGACTTGGGAATTCCACCAGTTGGTTTTGGAGTACTCCCTGGTAAACCAACTGGTCTAAAATTTCTCAGAAATTCAGCTCTACCTTTTCCTTTTATTGATCCTGATGCATATGGATCACCATTTTCTTGAGTTAATTTAATTAGTTTATCATTGAATGTTCTATAATACATATGCCTATCAACACCTATCTCTAGTCTTGCATACATTTCGTTTCTATCAATTACTAATTTTAGATTATTTCTTCTcatatatttctttaaaaatctatcttttttatcaataatGTCTTCTCTTGCAAGTATAGATTCATTTAAAGGTTGTGGCACATCTCCAGCCAATTCTGGCTCAAGGATAGCATTTCCTCTTTGTTCATTCTCTAATCTATCATCAAGTGTATCAGGATCATATGCTGCATTTTCATAATCAATTGGATCATAATCTGCCATTGTTTATTTTagataaattttgataaaacaacagAGCCTATAACACTTCCTGCAACATACATTTGTTCATATTTTTTCTGATTATCACTAGGTTTGTACACCATTTCAGGCTGAGGATTTCTTTCATCATATGTCCGAATAGCATCTGACATAtctaaaaagtcactttttgcttgcatttttttctgtctttgttctgataaaaaatcaagatgTTTTATTCTATTCTGACTCCATTCTGctgattgtttttgtaatttttcaatcGCCATATCATGTCGTTTACGCTCTTTCGAAGCATTCTCATTGTCAAATGAGTGAAATAAATAATTCCCTCCAACAAACGCCGTTGCATTAGCTATTGCACCACCAATCATCATAGCTATACTTGccatttattatttattttatataaaatctatAAAGTTTATTATTATCTTAACTGCCTATATCTTTTGGCAAACCCATATTTTTCTCTAAATATCCCTTTGTTATGATTGCGAGTGTAACAGCTCCAGTGAGTTTTACAGCTTCCATCAGATTAGGCTTCGATGGATCTCCAATATTacttttcaaaataaattttccaGCCATTCCATAGCCTACAGTCAACCCAGTCAAGACTGAAGCATGAAAAATTGTGCTTCCGATATTCTTTGTATCAATCATTGTCGTCATTTATTTAGATCCTTAATGAGGTTCATCTGTTCAGTTGTATATTGAGATAACAAAGTTTATCTTATCACAAACAGGTTTGAAACGGATAAATTACCTTGACGTTTCATGGCTAGTCAAGTCATTTCATCAGAAGTGTCTACGAGGATAAGGTGAAAGCAATGCTGAGTGATGAGAAAACGTACGAAAAGTTGAAGAAAGATCCCACAGCTAGTTACAAGAGAACACTCGTCGCAATACTCCAAAGGTTGAAGGCAGAGGAGAAGTTCACTGAAACCCAGTATAAATATTTATACCCCACAGCCGAGAACGTTCCAAGGATCTACTGCACTCCGAAAATCCACAAACCACCCCCCTGTCCCTACAGGCCGATAGTAGACTATACAGGGTCGATAGCCTACAACGTGTCAAGAAGTTTGGCGGATTTACTTGGGCCACTGGTGGGCACCACGGAGCACCATGTCGAAAACTCCAAGGACTTGTATAAACAATTGCAGTCACTTAAACTAGAGGACGACGAGATGCTGATCTCGCATGACGTTGTGTGGCGCTTTTCACGAATACCCCCATCCCGGAGGCTGTCAATATCATCAAAGATCGCCTAACCAATGATACCACTCTTAAGAACAGAACCAACCTAGCAGTGGAGGATATCATAGAACTGTTGAAATTTGTGTTGACAACTACATATTTCACATTCAGGGGTACTATTTTCAAGCAAAAGTTCGGAGCAGCCATGGGAAGCCCGGTATCACCCATTGTAGCCAATCTATACATGGAGTGGCTGGAGCAACGCGCCATAGCCACAGCACCACAAGACTGTAAGCCAAGGATTTGGAAACGATACGTCGATGACATATTCGAGGTTATCAGAAGAGGGGCTACCCAGCGGATCACCGACCACATCAACACCATCGATGAGACAGGGAACACCAAGTTCACGTTCGAGGAAGAAGTAAATGGAAGTCTACCATTCCTGGACCTTCTAGCCACAAGAACGGAGAGCGGTGTTTTGAAAACCACAGTGTACAGAAAGAAGACGCACACAGACCAGTACCTGAACTTCACATCCCAGCATGCTCTTAACCACAAACTCTCAGTCATAAGAACTCTGTTGGATTGTAAGGACAACATCGTTTCGAACCAACCGGACCGAGAGACCGAGGAGGCCCATATCAAGAATGCCCTCGGGAAATGTGGATATCTGGCTTGGGCTTTCACCAAAGTCGAACAACAGCGTGGCAGGGGCAAGAACACTCAATCTAATGCTAAAGCCAAGCAGCAAGCCCCAACCAAGAAGACACCCCCCATCGTACTGCCCTACATCCAGGGGATCACAGAGCCAATCTCGCGGTTCATGAAGCAGGCGGGTATCTCAACGGCGAGTAGACCCCACACGACCGTGAAGCAACTCCTCGTCCATCCCAAAGACAAACCAGACATGTCGAACATTACTGATTGCGTGTATCAGATTCCATGCGGAAACTGTCCCAAATCGTACTTTGGGGAGACGGGGAGAAAATTTGGAACTTGGATAAAGGAACATCAAACGGATGTGTCCCAAAACACGGATAAGAGACAGTTCACTCGCAGCCAGAGGAAAACATCCCTCGGGGAATTTCATAAATCGGCAATAACGGACCATGTTGCCCAGGACAATCATTCCATCAGTTGGCGGGACAGCAAGGTAATAGACCGGGAACCCAATCGATACCTTCGCTGGATAAAGGAGTCGATATGGATCAGAAAAACACCCAACATGAATAGAGATGAAGGGGGCTTCAAACTACCTCACGTATGGGACCACGTTTTGTTGGCCACTACCTCTAGTGGTCAACAGAAGAACTAAGACACTTCTGATGAAAAGACTTGACTAGTCATGAAACATCAAGGTAATTTATCCGTTTCAAACCTGGTCATATATTTATGcataaaaaattaaatttctaatttATCTTGTTTACTTTTTACAGCTTCTTGTttactttgtacatttttaaCATTCACTTGCGCTTCTTGTGGCCTAGTATAGTAtaaaacaagcctatcggcgtctgattcacaatgtggtttgtgaggagtgtcatagtcgtcaacagtgtagcttacgtatttcgaagaccagtggaattggcggcgtcaaattattagtgaaatttataatttacaaattacaaattacaaatcgtttattgaaaccgtgtaaaaagttacattttacataagatgaaagtacaatgaccataagcatgatgaactaaataactggtgtgacattgttgtggatttggtggtgtgcagctggaggagtggacaatgtcacaaccagggttcctacattatatacagtggaacctccgttagtagacacctctctattaaagacaacctttccaataaggacactagttttggttccaaattggttgtttccattcaattttgacttctctaatcagtctttgggtgttccgaatgcttgacacatttcgaacatgttttggttggaaacaatcctacagtcttacacttatggctgaatgaatgacagtgcattttcgtgaaagctcggtgacgaaatgctgcgacactattcgtcaccaacatgtttgatgggtggtgccatctgcacaaaggacgatgaattaaataactgatgtgacattgtcgctgcatttgcaggtgtccacatcgaggagtagatgatgtcactacatgtaccagggtttgtactttcatatacagtggacctactttttgtggacacctttctattgaggacaacctctttaataaggacagtagtttttggttccaaattggttgtttccattcaactcgacttcttagtttaggacacctctctgttaaaacagcacttttcagtccctggggcatttctggaaatttcatgctatagagcaattggttcagctaagtgacaagaacagtactataagacggttttaaaaagttgaaaattatttatttaaatgacatatgaatggttcagcagtaattggcagtgtgcattatgtaatgaaatatgatttacataatataacatttttgtgacaaatagtacagatgatggataaatcgatacagtggatagctgttagaatatgcaatacatgcaatagcatttgtttttattgagattttgcgagaaccaagtggtattttgacaagataatagaaagccaataacactacaagaacatgacttcaatacattgacattgtagtacttggtatactaaaaatattcaaagatgggtatcttgagttaaagtacaagatgtatgaatgaaggaggcactctggtaagaaatggtgtcgctaatgaaagattagaacagtccgtctcaacctgccaagctcagagcgacatgcgcctggttttgctgtgacgggtcacatatacaaagtttacataaaacaagatttgtatgtttatttaggaggagtacaaaagttgtatataaaatgccgacttcattatgatttataggacacaaaatttgacatgacagcattttataaaatatgaataatctataatgagaatagttttgtagcaccaatgatttgaaaatactgaatttatttattgcatgaatagaacacaaaaaacacgatgattacatgattgtcacatgcgtgaaatatattgtcatggatgggcattgggaacaaaaagaattgctgttatccgCTGCATTGGTactggtagcgattgctttagctgattttcagaaactgacaggaatgagaatgttgatatagtgttgaaaaaatatttttataacatacattgcattcaaataacactaagaagtagacgagtactaatttcgcacacttgaaaatatttggacattgactgtcactggtagtggtagtagagtaattacatgccatcagcagcactaattcagacagttttcgctgtgcttcagtaactgactggaatgactaagtttgattgtgctgaaatgatacataataacgtacattgcataaacaaaatgattacaagatttgtactgtcttgaaatatatggacagggacagtcactggaagtttgacatgccatcagttgcactgctcccgacagttttcactgtgcttcagtaactggcTGGAATGAccaagtttgattgttctgtatttgcctccatttggattttgtgaacaaaagttactaaccttgtgtaattgaattgaagtgtcgaattcgccttggtcgaaatgataatacagtaaataaatctattgaatgttgctgaaaagaaaacacttactacgtttgaagccatgtacatgataacaccaccaccaccaccattatcaatatcatcacaagtcaactggggaatatgtgtgatatttgttcaaaacttgcgtatatggtatttgcaggtctattgtattgtaacatatttttcactttcaaaattaacttttttactagaaattatgaatcaatactaaccgtaagaagcgtatgaaattacagaaggccttcgtcgaaaaatgtaatgtacttgtactcattcgtgtcattaaaactgaaagcagcacagcataacagtgaaattaccgtgacatcaatggatgtcaaactaacgtagtgacgtaaatttgaattcgaagtgcacaaattcacaattaaggtttcgaacacattgagaactgaaaaacttcatacaaatgctttcacaccaatgatatgattgtggcgctcctgatgaggtatcgccctctgctaagcagctttggtcgtaactagggtaaatgtttttttcaagtgatatgagcgatgcaataccttagtttccaccagcgccacgtagcagtcaatgaagttgtgctggtactccattaacgtcatgcttcaaatttgaagaaattaatattaccttcatcaagtacgtaataatattacaccaggcctttgtcgaaaatgtagatctcgaagtctaactgtaatgaaagaaaacatcaatgtgacaatatggtctactatgtatgagggggagaacgggtattttcgggacactgggatgggccgaaaataactcgggattcgggatagacacccttattttagcgggattcgagacaagccgtgttttgcgtcacgattcggctaaaattgcgtattgggaaacgggataagccttttttcctaacgggacgtcgagacagttacccccccttccccgttcccaccctcatgacatgtagcattgtttgtaggcctattgttactcacaatctatttttttgtaattgatactggtagtatcaatgtgaaatatgccacacgttgggagcatgcaaggcctagtacaatacaccatcatcacaatcaaatatttcaataatacactgtcaacgagaatgaatgttcaaccatcaatcacgtgcattgtagtagtgtacatcccccatcccatgacggcttgcgccccgctgacacgacgagcacatggctgagccaatccatcgcctatacactactttacaaaaatcgaca comes from Lineus longissimus chromosome 15, tnLinLong1.2, whole genome shotgun sequence and encodes:
- the LOC135499347 gene encoding uncharacterized protein LOC135499347, encoding MGSPVSPIVANLYMEWLEQRAIATAPQDCKPRIWKRYVDDIFEVIRRGATQRITDHINTIDETGNTKFTFEEEVNGSLPFLDLLATRTESGVLKTTVYRKKTHTDQYLNFTSQHALNHKLSVIRTLLDCKDNIVSNQPDRETEEAHIKNALGKCGYLAWAFTKVEQQRGRGKNTQSNAKAKQQAPTKKTPPIVLPYIQGITEPISRFMKQAGISTASRPHTTVKQLLVHPKDKPDMSNITDCVYQIPCGNCPKSYFGETGRKFGTWIKEHQTDVSQNTDKRQFTRSQRKTSLGEFHKSAITDHVAQDNHSISWRDSKVIDREPNRYLRWIKESIWIRKTPNMNRDEGGFKLPHVWDHVLLATTSSGQQKN